A genome region from Rhodanobacter thiooxydans includes the following:
- a CDS encoding DUF6165 family protein: MSLIQTPVSYGELIDKITILEIKSRRISDASKLANVRNELDLLNATWANDAASHTDISVERAHLLAVNELLWDIEDRIRLKEQAQAFDAEFIELARSVYFRNDERAAFKREINLKLGSQLVEEKSYQDYRAV; this comes from the coding sequence ATGAGCCTGATCCAGACCCCGGTGTCGTACGGCGAGCTGATCGACAAGATCACGATCCTGGAGATCAAGTCGCGCCGCATCAGCGACGCGTCCAAGCTGGCCAACGTGCGCAACGAGCTGGACCTGCTCAACGCGACCTGGGCCAACGACGCTGCCTCGCACACCGACATCTCCGTCGAGCGCGCCCACCTACTGGCGGTGAACGAGTTGCTGTGGGACATCGAGGACCGCATCCGCCTGAAGGAGCAGGCGCAGGCATTCGACGCCGAGTTCATCGAGCTGGCGCGTTCGGTGTATTTCCGCAACGACGAACGCGCCGCGTTCAAGCGCGAGATCAACCTGAAGCTCGGCTCGCAGCTGGTCGAGGAAAAGTCGTACCAGGATTACCGCGCAGTCTGA
- a CDS encoding glycosyltransferase family 9 protein, translating into MTSPSSICLLRTSAIGDVTHVVPLLRTLQQAWPQTALTWIVGKLERKLVGDLPGVEFVTFDKAAGWAGMRAVHAAVRGRRFDALLQMQVALRSNLLSLGIKADRRIGYDRARAKDLHGLVINERIPARTGEHVLDAIGSFCEPLGLKQTQVRWGIPIPDEAHAWAAAQLPGDTPTLLVSPTSSHALRNWRPERYAAVMDHAAARGWRVALVGGPSAFEREMADAVLAACKSAPLDLTGKDTLKKLLALLARAQLLLSPDSGPMHMANAVGTRVLGLHAASNPNRSGPYSDRRWCVDKYDGAARRYLGKPASEIPWGTKIEKPGVMDLIAVAAVVERYEAAAHDMRLL; encoded by the coding sequence ATGACAAGCCCTTCCTCGATCTGCCTGCTGCGCACCTCCGCCATCGGTGACGTCACCCATGTGGTGCCGCTGTTGCGTACCCTGCAGCAGGCCTGGCCGCAAACCGCGCTGACCTGGATCGTCGGCAAGCTGGAACGCAAGCTGGTCGGCGACCTGCCCGGGGTGGAGTTCGTCACCTTCGACAAGGCCGCCGGCTGGGCCGGCATGCGTGCGGTACACGCAGCGGTGCGCGGCCGGCGTTTCGACGCCCTGCTGCAGATGCAGGTGGCGCTGCGCTCGAACCTGCTGAGCCTTGGCATCAAGGCCGACCGGCGCATCGGCTACGACCGCGCCCGTGCGAAGGACCTGCATGGCCTGGTGATCAACGAGCGCATCCCCGCGCGCACTGGCGAGCACGTGCTGGACGCGATCGGCAGCTTCTGCGAGCCGTTGGGGCTGAAGCAGACCCAGGTGCGCTGGGGCATCCCGATCCCCGACGAGGCGCACGCCTGGGCCGCCGCCCAACTGCCCGGCGACACGCCGACCCTGCTGGTCAGCCCCACCTCCAGTCATGCGCTGCGCAACTGGCGGCCGGAGCGCTATGCCGCCGTGATGGATCACGCCGCCGCGCGCGGCTGGCGCGTGGCGCTGGTCGGCGGCCCTTCCGCCTTCGAGCGCGAGATGGCGGACGCCGTGCTGGCGGCATGTAAGTCGGCGCCACTCGACCTCACCGGCAAGGACACGCTGAAAAAACTGCTGGCCCTGCTCGCCCGCGCGCAGCTGCTGCTGAGCCCCGACTCCGGCCCGATGCACATGGCCAACGCGGTCGGCACCCGTGTGCTCGGCCTGCATGCGGCGAGCAACCCCAACCGTTCCGGCCCCTATTCCGACCGCCGCTGGTGCGTGGACAAATACGACGGGGCCGCGCGCAGGTACCTGGGCAAGCCGGCCAGCGAGATTCCCTGGGGCACGAAGATCGAGAAGCCCGGCGTGATGGATCTGATCGCGGTGGCCGCCGTGGTCGAACGCTACGAGGCCGCCGCACACGACATGCGGCTGCTGTAG
- a CDS encoding 3-deoxy-D-manno-octulosonic acid kinase yields the protein MMMQERTHTDAEGAILFDADASPQVGHDWFAPDYWRGRGALRTQPGGRGGVAIVATLVGECVLRHYRRGGLVAALMGDRYLWTGADRTRPFAEFRLLAEIARLELPGPAVVAARYCRHGMFYSADLITRRIADARTLAECLAAGRLDGELAEEVGALVARFHRAGVWHADLNAHNVLVTPDGLHLIDFDRGRMRIPSVAWQEANLRRLRRSLLKLGAAAGSEATFEKAIWQPLLYRYGRTLKP from the coding sequence ATGATGATGCAGGAACGAACCCACACCGATGCCGAAGGCGCGATTCTGTTCGACGCCGATGCGTCGCCACAAGTCGGGCACGACTGGTTCGCACCGGATTACTGGCGCGGGCGTGGTGCGCTGCGCACGCAGCCCGGCGGTCGCGGCGGCGTGGCGATCGTGGCCACGCTGGTGGGCGAATGCGTGCTGCGGCATTATCGTCGTGGCGGCCTGGTCGCCGCGCTGATGGGCGATCGGTATCTGTGGACCGGGGCTGACCGCACGCGCCCGTTCGCGGAATTCCGCCTGCTTGCCGAGATCGCGCGGCTGGAACTGCCCGGTCCGGCGGTGGTGGCCGCCCGATATTGCCGGCACGGCATGTTCTACAGCGCCGACCTGATCACCCGCCGCATCGCCGACGCGCGGACGCTGGCCGAATGCCTGGCAGCGGGGCGGCTGGATGGCGAGCTGGCAGAGGAGGTTGGCGCGCTGGTGGCGCGTTTCCATCGTGCCGGCGTCTGGCATGCCGACCTGAACGCGCACAACGTGCTGGTGACACCGGATGGGTTGCACCTGATCGATTTCGACCGCGGCCGCATGCGCATCCCGTCGGTCGCCTGGCAAGAGGCGAACCTGCGGCGCCTGCGCCGGTCGTTGCTCAAGCTCGGCGCGGCCGCCGGCAGTGAAGCGACGTTCGAGAAGGCGATCTGGCAACCGCTGCTGTACCGCTATGGGCGGACGCTGAAGCCATGA